The window GTGTTGATATCAACGAATACGGTGGATTTATGCAGGCGTCGAAATCACTGTTGGATGATCGGCTTCGTTTGACTGGTTCAATTCGGTACGATAAAAATGAAAATTTCGATGGCCAGTTCAATCCGCGGCTCTCTTCCGTTATCCGGATTGCAGATCAACAAAACATTCGGGCATCCTATCAAACCGGTTTCAGAAATCCAACTACACAAGGTCAGTATATAGATCTGAATGTTTTAACGGCACGCCTGTTGGGCGGATTACCATTTTTGGCTGAAAAATATCGCGTGACTGAAAGCTCATATACACTTGAATCGGTTAAACAGATTTACTAATGCAGCTTCTTGAGCAACGCAGCAAGAGCAGCTTACAGGCTGCGGCAGAATTACGTTTATATCAAGAATTCGAACCAGTAAAACCTGAACAGATACAATCATTTGAGATTGGATATAAAGGTTTGCTTGGTAATAAACTTCTCATCGATGCGGCTTATTATTATAACATTTATGATGATTTTATTGCACAGTTCAGAGTTCGGCAAATAAATTCAGATTTCAATCAGGATGGCATGATTGCACCAGAGGAAATTCTTGATGCAGGGCCAGAAACACTGCCCCTCCTGCTGAATGGGAACGCTCAGAATACATTCCAGCTTTACACAAACGTAACGGAAACTGTAAAATCACAGGGAGCCGTTTTTGGATTTGAATACAGCCTTCCAAGGCGCTTTCAACTGTCGGCCAACTATAATTGGAATAAGCTGATTACCGAACGGGATGAGGGATTTATTTTCGATTTTAACACACCTGAACATAAAATAAATGTTTCATTAGGAAACCGCCGTCTGACGGATCGATTAGGTTTTAATGTGACCTATCGATGGCAAGAGGAGTTTGATTGGACATCTTCTTTTGCAAGCGGAACCGTACCATCTGTTTCAACTTTAGATGCACAGGTTACCTACCGGGTACCTGACCTTAAATCCATGGTGAAAGTGGGAGGTTCAAACATCACCAACAACCGGCATTTTCTGAATTACGGTGGGCCAAATCTTGGTGCCATTTACTACGTGTCGCTGACGTTTGACCAGTTTTTGAATTAAGAGCTAAGTTTTAAGATACAAGATGCAGGAAGTTCGCGATACCCGTCAGACCGCTTGGAGCGGTCTGACGGGTGCACCATTGACGACTTGAATACTTACATCGTGCATCCTGTACCTTGTGTCAAGGCTCCAGATTGGCAATTGTTGCTCCCCAGCCGCCACCGGATTCATTTGCAAGTTGATAATCCGTTACATGGGGATTTCTTTCAAGAAGAGAATGAACGCTGCGTCTGATATTTCCAACTCCTTTTCCATGAATAAACCGAACTTCATAGATCTCTTTTTCCAGGCAGGCCCGTATATATTCGTCAACGAGGGTTGATAGATCACTGGGTTGGAATGAATGTAAATCTAACACTCCATTGATCTCAATATGATGTTCTTCTGAGCTCATTCTTTAATCTCTTGCATCAACTTTTGTGTAAACTCATCCGGTGTGAATATAAAAATTGAATCTCCCATTGTATCAGCTTGATCTTCCAGTTCTTTCAGTTCAAGATTCAAAATGTTTTTTAACTCAGTGAGTGGGTCTGTTTTCTCAATTGTATCTTCGGCTGAATCCAGCCATTCCAAAAACATGAAGAGGTCGTTTATACGGCCTAATATTTCGCACAAAGTTACAATCTTTTTATAGAAGGTTTGTAAAGGATCAGTCAGGGAATCCAAAAGAGCCTCAAGCTGGTACTGCAGATCCTTCGTTCTCTTTCGCCACTCATGCAGCAGGTCCGCGTCGTGAGACTCCAATTCTGAATGGAAAGCATGGTAACTTTTCTCATATCCCAGGCCAAGCCCCTCTGCCAAACACCCGGGATTGGGATTCAGCGATTTAAAATATCCGGAAATTTCGTTGTTGGAGATGTCAGAAATCAATTTATCAAATGCAGAAGAATCTGAAAGCAAACTCTCTTCGATCTTTTGAGCACCTTGTTTATTTAACCGGGCCAATTCATCAACAAAATGTCTTGTAGATTTTATCTGATTAAATTCTTCGAGAAGTAGTTGCCTTACATGTGCATCCCTGCAATCAGAAAACAGTCGTCCGGAATCACGCAGCATATAATTGACGGGCTTATAGCTCTCTTCGTCAGCACAGAACCGTGTCAATTTTACAAATGCCCTTAAAAATTTTAATCGCTTTCTGATTAAATGGACCGATTCCACCATATTGCCCGGAGCTGCCATCGCTAAATCTTTGATCTCTCCGCTTGAGATTTCGAATATGGCCAGGATTCGTTTATTTAAGTCGTTTGTACTCTTATCGTCAAGATTGGAGATCATAAACGGGTTTTAAGCAGGTATAAAATGTCTTTCAAATATCCGGCAGAGTACCAGATTTTTCAGATCAAAAATACGAAATAAGAAAAGTGTTTTCTCAATCTAAAAAGAAGATTGTCAGTTCATTTTATAAACCTCTTGAAACGCTTCAATATGCTTATAAATCCACTTTATAATCCACGAAATAACGTTCTTCAGCCACTTGCTCAATAAAGTCGATCGCTTTTTTATGATGAGGATTTCGAGTGTACATCTGGAAATCAAGTTCCGTTTCAAAATCGCAGGTTAGAACTACATCTAACGCGTCATCTTCATCACCTTTGATCTGGATTCCAACTTCCACAGCTTTAATTTCTTCAATATTTGCTCTGAGGCCTTCGAGTATTAGCTTTAATTTTTCTGCATTTTTTTGCTTGGTGGCACCTGCAGCGTTCTCTTGTAGTTTCCACATTACTATATGACGAATCATAGATAAACTCCATTAAAAATTTCGAACTGTTTTGTATTATCGGTTTCTCGCAAAAGCCAAATCTTCTGGATCAACGTCAGATGGGGGTTGATCCAAAAGATCTTGCGAGAAGACTCCAACGGCCCATAAAAAGTATTGTGCTTCATCGGGGTTATTTTCCCGGTTCCATTGATACAAGGAAAAATACCCAAGCGCAACCTGTTCTCTTTCGAATTCATTTAAATTATCCGGATCAGAAAAGGTGGGAATTTCTATATCGGAATTAGCAAGTAACTGATTTGGGTTACTCAGTTCATCCTGGTTGAGATGATAGATAACGGGCCACAAATATGGATTTCCTAACTGAGTTTCAGCGATATCCCATAAAGATTGCCCGCTTTCAACAGTAAATGATTGTGTTTCAAGTTCGCCCGAAGATTGTGTCTGAGTGGCAGAAGGAGGTGTCTCTTCATCGGCGGCAGATTCGCCGGCAGCCGCCGCACCCTCGGTATTTTCAGTTTCACTTTCAGATGTGGATGGCTCCACTATCTGCTCGGTTTGATTTTGAGTGTCGTTCCCGGTCGTGGCTGTTTGCTCAATAGAATCACCGCTACGCTGCATCATCCAAAAGAGCAAAATCAATGCTAACATTACGATAATTACAGCTGCCGCATACGACCATTTAAAACTGCCTGATTCCTGAACCTTACGCGCCATCTTAGATTCATCCGGGATAGAGGGAGAAACTCTTGGTTTTTCCTGTTTTTCATGTTCGTCCTTTTCCCGTTCAAGGACTAAGATATCACCGTCATCATCTTCCTCTTCAGCCGGAGATTTAGCTTCAGACTGGCCAAAGTGAGGATTTTCTTTTTCATAAATCAGGTCATCGATAAATTTGTTGTAATCTTGAGATAAGTTTGCACCCTTTGCTTTTTCATCAATCCCGAATGGATCGTCGGAATCGAAAGGGACGCCAGAATCAGAATCGAACGGATCAGATGAATCAGCTGAATCGTCTTGATCGGATTCAGAATCTTTAGGTTCTTCAGAATCAAAAATATCATTAAGTCCAAATGGATCTTCAGATTCATCTGAGCTTTTATCTTCATCTTTTGAATCTTCTTCGCTTTCGTCTTTTTTGGGAAGAATTTCCGATTCGAGATTTGCAAACGGCTTATTAACGGTTTTCCGAAGTGCTTTGTAGGGCTTAAATACAACTTTATTTTGTCCCGGAATTGTAATTTCGTCTCCCGTTTGAGGATTTACACCCGAGCGCTCCTTCATCCAGCGGAGTTCAAACTTACCAAAACCTGAAATACTGACTGATCCGCTGTTTTTTAAGCCACTTTCAATAATTTGCACCAATTCGTGAATAAAGCTATTGGCAGACGATTCACTCTGTTTGGACTGCTTGGCGATAAGCTCAACAAGCTGCTTGAATGTAATTTTATCACTCATTTTTTATTCCTCGTCTGTGCTCAAAAACTTCACTTCTTCTTTTAATCCTGAAGCGGGTGAGAAATTGACGACCCGTTTAGGAGGAACAATCATGTAGGCTTCATAATGAGGGTTATATATCTTTTTTTCCTCATTTACTTTGGTTTGAAATGTTCCCAAATCGGGGACAGATACTCCGGATCCGTTACTCAACTGGTCGGATAAAACCGAAATTGCGTCGTTTAAAAACTCCTTTGTTTCTTTCTTAGAGTTTCCGGTTTTTTCTGATAGTTGTTCTATTAATTCACTGTAATTCATGAGTATACATCATTCTGTTCATTTAAATAAAAGGAAAAAAAGGGTAAAAAACCTAATAAACGATTCCTTATTAAAGGTATAAAACTTATATAAAAATGCGTTATTAATTATTTAAAGTGTGTTCCTAAATACCGGATCATATCAATATGGCGTGTAGTTCGGAACAAACTGTAGCGTTGAGTCTGCGTAGCTACTGTTAAGTCAAATATGAAATGTCGGAAGCAACCTGTCAGCACCCACTGGATCTGACAGCGTTGATTTTTGACGCTGACAGAAACCCGGAAAAGCACCGGGAATGCTGTCAGGTCTATATCCGACAAATGATAATTGACATGACACTACAATGTAAGCTGAATAGAAAGTTGCTTGAACATGTCCCGGGGTATGCCTTTCGAAACAATGTGAGATGATGTCCTCTGCTATTTCTGGAAAGCAGGGTCATGGTTCTGCAGTGCCCATTCTGAACGAAAACAAGTTCAATACCTTTTTAATTGTTGAACAAACAAATTCAAAACGGATCTGTATGTCAGAAGCTTTAAATGTCACTCAAAAATTGATTGAATCTCATCTTGTTGACGGTAAAATGGAAGCAGGGGAAGAAATTGGAATTAAAATTGATCAAACTCTAACACAGGATGCCACCGGAACCCTTGTTATGCTTGAACTGGAGGCTATGAATCTTGATGAGGCAAAAACAGATCTTTCCTGCCAGTATGTAGATCACAATTTATTACAGACAGACAATAAAAATCCGGATGATCATCTTTTTTTGAAGTCTGCTGCTGAAAAATTTGGACTCTGGTACAGCCGGCCCGGAAATGGTGTAAGCCACCCTGTGCACACAGAACATTTTGCAAGGCCGGGCAAAACACTGGCGGGCTCCGATAGTCATACTCCTGCATCCGGCTGTTTGGGTATGTTTGCATTAGGTGCCGGTGGACTTGATGTGGCTTTTGCTATTGCGGGTGAACCGATGTACCTGAAAATGCCAAAAGTTCTTGGTGTGAAGTTGACGGGAGGACTTCCCGATTGGGTAAGTGCGAAAGATGTGGTGCTTGAAATGCTTCGCCGGTATGATGTAAAAGGAGCGCGCGGTTTTGTAATTGAATACTTTGGTCCCGGTTTAGATCAACTTTCAACGATGGACCGGCATGTAATTGCCAACATGGGAACGGAAATGGGAGCTACAACAACTGTTTTCCCTTCTGATGATGAAGCCCGGCGGTTTATGGCTCAAAATAATCGGGAAGATGAATGGACGGAGATTGTAGCAGATGAAGGTGCTGAATATGATAAATATGAAGAGCTTGATCTGGGAGAAGTTGAGCCAATGATTGCCCTGCCGAGTAGTCCGGGAAATGTTGTACCTGTACGCGAAGTAGAGGGTAAGGAGATCTACCAGTCATATATTGGTTCTTCTGCAAACCCCGGATATCGTGATTTTTGGATTACCTCTGAAATTGTGAAGGGTAAACGGGTTCATGATGAAGTGAGCTTTGATGTAAATCCAACTTCTCGCCAAATTATCCAGAATATGGTACAAAATGGTGTCATGCTGAACCTCATTCAATCAGGTGCGCGAATGCACCAGGCGGGATGTAATGGCTGTATTGGAATGGGGCAGGCACCCGCAAGTGGAAGAAATAGCCTGCGAACGGTTCCAAGAAACTTTCCTGACCGGTCGGGTACCAAAGAGGATGCTGTATTCCTGTGCAGTCCCGAAACAGCAACAGCTTCTGCATTAACGGGGAAGATTACCGATCCGCGAGATCTTGAAGAACTGTATGAGATGAGCTATCCGAAGTTTGAGGAGCCGGAAGATTATATTATCAATAAAGAGATGCTAACGGCACCGCCTGAGAACGGAGAGGATACAGAGCTGATAAAAGGGCCAAATATCTCAACTATGCCCGAATTCGATGAACCGAGTGATTTTGAAGTGCCGGTTCTGTTGAAGATGGGAGATAACATCTCAACTGATGAAATTCTTCGTGCCGGAGCAGACGTGTTGCCATTTCGAAGTAATATCCCGGAAATCAGTAAATTTTCGTTTACAGTAGTCGATGAAAATTTCTATGAACGATCTCAGGAAGCAAAAGAAAATTATGGTGGACATATAGTTGTTGCCGGAGAAAATTATGCACAGGGTTCGAGCCGGGAGCACGCGGCAATTTCACCACGCTATTTAGGGCAGAAAGCTGTTATAGCCAAGAGTTATGCACGGATTGGATGGCAAAATCTGGCTAATTTCGGCATCATTCCGCTTGAGTTTTCCAATCCTGAGGACCTTGATGGAATCGATCAAGGGGATCACATTAAAATTGAGAATGTAAAGGAACAGCTTAAAAACGGGAATAATATCACTGTTCAGAATTCAACCAAGGGAACAACCTTTGAAACTTATCACACCCTGAGCGGACGGCAGTTGCAATCTCTGCTTGATGGTAGCGTCATAAATACATATAAGAAGAAATAATTGAGTGCCGGATCCGTAAACCAAACAGGTCAGAAAAACAGAAAAAGAAGTTGTGCTGAAGCACTCTGCTGCAATTATGATATTGCTATGGGAACCCGTAACTTTATAGTCTTTGAAATTTGACAATGTTTACCCCTAAAATTCGATGAGTAAAGAAAAAGACGCCTATAATAATTCGCTTACAGTTGATCATGATGAAGTTGAGGAGATGGGGGATGCTCATATCTCCTCATCTGCCAAAACCCCTTTGCGGGAAGACGCTTTCGAACTGAGTGATGATGAAAAAATTGAGATCATTCAAGATCATTTCAGGCAAATCATGGATACACTTGGATTAGATATTACTGATGAGAGCCTGAGCGGCACTCCATACCGGGTGGCGAAAATGTATGTAAATGAGATTTTTCACGGTTTAAAACCCTCCGAAAAACCCTCTGTTCGTAAATTTGCCAACAAGTATAACTATGAACAGATGGTAGTTGAGAAGAATATTAATGTAACATCATTTTGTGAACACCATTTCTTGCCGTTTTTGGGAAAAGCACACGTTGCGTACATCAGTTCGGGTCAGGTTATCGGTTTGTCGAAAATAAATCGAATTGTGGATTATTATTCCCGGCGCCCGCAAGTTCAGGAACGGCTTACACTGCAAATAGCTGATGAACTACAGGAAGCTCTCGAAACCGATGATGTTGCAGTTTTTATTGACAGCAAGCATTTATGCGTATCAACCCGGGGAATTGAGGACCGGGAAAGCAGCACTGTGACTACTGAATTCAGGGGAGCTTTTAAAGAGAGTCAAACCCAGCAGCGGTTTATAGACTACATACAATCAGAAACTGAAATGAAATAGCTACATCAAAAGCTTTTTATGCCGAAAAGTGAATCATCTTCCCTTCATCTTTATAACAGCTTATCCAGAAAAAAAGAGCTCTTTGAGCCAATCAATCCGCCGTTTGTAGGCTTGTATGTTTGTGGCCCCACTGTTTACGGAGATCCACACTTAGGCCATGCACGATCTGCAATTACGTTTGACGTTATTTACAGGTATCTGAAATATCTTGGCTACAAGGTTCGGTTTGTCCGTAACATTACAGACGTGGGACATCTTGAACATGAAGAGGAGGAAAGTGGCGAAGATAAAATTTTGAAAAAGGCCCGGATTGAACAGGTAGAGCCTATGGAGATTGTCCAGAGATATACCATCAGTTATCACAAGGGGATGGATGCTCTGAACTGTTTACGCCCAAGTATTGAACCGACTGCTACGGGACATATAATTGAACAAATTGATCTTGTGAAGAAAATTCTTGAAAATGGCTTTGCTTACGAAGTAAATGGAAACGTTTATTTCGACCTGGAAAAATATCGGCAGAGTAACTCATATGGAGAACTCTCCGGAAAAGTTTTGGAAGATCTGCAGGCCGGAAGTCGTGATACAGAGGGGTTAGAGGAGAAGAAGAGCCCTTATGATTTTGCACTTTGGAAAAAAGCTTCATCAAATCACATAATGCGGTGGGATTCGCCCTGGGGTGAAGGATTTCCCGGATGGCACATGGAGTGTACAACCATGAGTACAAAATATCTTGGTAACGAGTTTGATATTCACGGTGGGGGACTGGACTTGCAGTTTCCCCATCATGAAGCAGAGATTGCACAGAGTAAAAGTGCCCATGGTAACGATCCGGTGAAATATTGGGTCCACAATAATATGATTACTATTGATGGTGCCAAGATGAGTAAATCGGCTGGCAATTTTATTAATCTTGAGCAGTT of the Balneolaceae bacterium genome contains:
- a CDS encoding HU family DNA-binding protein; the encoded protein is MNYSELIEQLSEKTGNSKKETKEFLNDAISVLSDQLSNGSGVSVPDLGTFQTKVNEEKKIYNPHYEAYMIVPPKRVVNFSPASGLKEEVKFLSTDEE
- the cysS gene encoding cysteine--tRNA ligase, which encodes MPKSESSSLHLYNSLSRKKELFEPINPPFVGLYVCGPTVYGDPHLGHARSAITFDVIYRYLKYLGYKVRFVRNITDVGHLEHEEEESGEDKILKKARIEQVEPMEIVQRYTISYHKGMDALNCLRPSIEPTATGHIIEQIDLVKKILENGFAYEVNGNVYFDLEKYRQSNSYGELSGKVLEDLQAGSRDTEGLEEKKSPYDFALWKKASSNHIMRWDSPWGEGFPGWHMECTTMSTKYLGNEFDIHGGGLDLQFPHHEAEIAQSKSAHGNDPVKYWVHNNMITIDGAKMSKSAGNFINLEQLFTGDHEKLEKAFNPMAVRFLMLQSHYRSKIDFSNEALIAAEKGLNKLITAVDLLDEINLPDESPEKDAPEDWEILDACDRCHDTMNDDFNTAQVLAALFDLSSKINALHNKQLDAKKVSKEAFERMKETMHDFVFEILGLQSVSESENSKTEELVELLIEIRADAREKKDFATSDKIRDDLQEIGIRLKDEKDGKTTFEIDG
- a CDS encoding Dabb family protein; amino-acid sequence: MIRHIVMWKLQENAAGATKQKNAEKLKLILEGLRANIEEIKAVEVGIQIKGDEDDALDVVLTCDFETELDFQMYTRNPHHKKAIDFIEQVAEERYFVDYKVDL
- a CDS encoding TonB-dependent receptor; its protein translation is MQLLEQRSKSSLQAAAELRLYQEFEPVKPEQIQSFEIGYKGLLGNKLLIDAAYYYNIYDDFIAQFRVRQINSDFNQDGMIAPEEILDAGPETLPLLLNGNAQNTFQLYTNVTETVKSQGAVFGFEYSLPRRFQLSANYNWNKLITERDEGFIFDFNTPEHKINVSLGNRRLTDRLGFNVTYRWQEEFDWTSSFASGTVPSVSTLDAQVTYRVPDLKSMVKVGGSNITNNRHFLNYGGPNLGAIYYVSLTFDQFLN
- a CDS encoding HU family DNA-binding protein, which produces MSDKITFKQLVELIAKQSKQSESSANSFIHELVQIIESGLKNSGSVSISGFGKFELRWMKERSGVNPQTGDEITIPGQNKVVFKPYKALRKTVNKPFANLESEILPKKDESEEDSKDEDKSSDESEDPFGLNDIFDSEEPKDSESDQDDSADSSDPFDSDSGVPFDSDDPFGIDEKAKGANLSQDYNKFIDDLIYEKENPHFGQSEAKSPAEEEDDDGDILVLEREKDEHEKQEKPRVSPSIPDESKMARKVQESGSFKWSYAAAVIIVMLALILLFWMMQRSGDSIEQTATTGNDTQNQTEQIVEPSTSESETENTEGAAAAGESAADEETPPSATQTQSSGELETQSFTVESGQSLWDIAETQLGNPYLWPVIYHLNQDELSNPNQLLANSDIEIPTFSDPDNLNEFEREQVALGYFSLYQWNRENNPDEAQYFLWAVGVFSQDLLDQPPSDVDPEDLAFARNR
- the folE gene encoding GTP cyclohydrolase I FolE, which translates into the protein MSKEKDAYNNSLTVDHDEVEEMGDAHISSSAKTPLREDAFELSDDEKIEIIQDHFRQIMDTLGLDITDESLSGTPYRVAKMYVNEIFHGLKPSEKPSVRKFANKYNYEQMVVEKNINVTSFCEHHFLPFLGKAHVAYISSGQVIGLSKINRIVDYYSRRPQVQERLTLQIADELQEALETDDVAVFIDSKHLCVSTRGIEDRESSTVTTEFRGAFKESQTQQRFIDYIQSETEMK
- a CDS encoding CHAD domain-containing protein, which gives rise to MISNLDDKSTNDLNKRILAIFEISSGEIKDLAMAAPGNMVESVHLIRKRLKFLRAFVKLTRFCADEESYKPVNYMLRDSGRLFSDCRDAHVRQLLLEEFNQIKSTRHFVDELARLNKQGAQKIEESLLSDSSAFDKLISDISNNEISGYFKSLNPNPGCLAEGLGLGYEKSYHAFHSELESHDADLLHEWRKRTKDLQYQLEALLDSLTDPLQTFYKKIVTLCEILGRINDLFMFLEWLDSAEDTIEKTDPLTELKNILNLELKELEDQADTMGDSIFIFTPDEFTQKLMQEIKE
- a CDS encoding Smr/MutS family protein, which encodes MSSEEHHIEINGVLDLHSFQPSDLSTLVDEYIRACLEKEIYEVRFIHGKGVGNIRRSVHSLLERNPHVTDYQLANESGGGWGATIANLEP
- a CDS encoding aconitate hydratase translates to MSEALNVTQKLIESHLVDGKMEAGEEIGIKIDQTLTQDATGTLVMLELEAMNLDEAKTDLSCQYVDHNLLQTDNKNPDDHLFLKSAAEKFGLWYSRPGNGVSHPVHTEHFARPGKTLAGSDSHTPASGCLGMFALGAGGLDVAFAIAGEPMYLKMPKVLGVKLTGGLPDWVSAKDVVLEMLRRYDVKGARGFVIEYFGPGLDQLSTMDRHVIANMGTEMGATTTVFPSDDEARRFMAQNNREDEWTEIVADEGAEYDKYEELDLGEVEPMIALPSSPGNVVPVREVEGKEIYQSYIGSSANPGYRDFWITSEIVKGKRVHDEVSFDVNPTSRQIIQNMVQNGVMLNLIQSGARMHQAGCNGCIGMGQAPASGRNSLRTVPRNFPDRSGTKEDAVFLCSPETATASALTGKITDPRDLEELYEMSYPKFEEPEDYIINKEMLTAPPENGEDTELIKGPNISTMPEFDEPSDFEVPVLLKMGDNISTDEILRAGADVLPFRSNIPEISKFSFTVVDENFYERSQEAKENYGGHIVVAGENYAQGSSREHAAISPRYLGQKAVIAKSYARIGWQNLANFGIIPLEFSNPEDLDGIDQGDHIKIENVKEQLKNGNNITVQNSTKGTTFETYHTLSGRQLQSLLDGSVINTYKKK